A window of Adhaeribacter arboris genomic DNA:
GAATAAAGCGCTGCTAAGTAAGGTTGATAAAAGTAAAATTTACGACTTCGGGAAAGGGGAACAAATCTGTTTGGGTGGTACTACCACCATGCGGTTTAATGAGGAAAAGCAACAAGTAGAACTGGAATACCTAAGCTTAACCGGAACCATTCGGAATTGCGCCGGCGGCATTACCCCTTGGCAATCCTGGCTCACCTGCGAAGAAACCCCGCTCCGGAAAAATGAATTAGACGGCTCCCTGGAAAAGAACCACGGCTACAACTTCGAAGTAAAGGCAACGGATAAAATTAAATTAAACGACCCAATACCGCTCAAAGCCATGGGCCGGTTTGTGCACGAGGCAGTAGCCGTTCAACCCGGTACGGGTATTGTTTACCAAACCGAAGACAGCCCCGATAGTATCTTTTACCGCTTTTTGCCTAATGTTTACGGCGAGCTGCAAAAAGGAGGTAAACTGCAATGCCTGTCCTTAAAAGAGTGGAAAAGCGCAGATACCCGCAACTGGCCCGATCTTACCACGGATAAATTTCCGGCAAAAAAACAATATACCGTAGAATGGCTGGATCTGAGCGATGTAGAAGCAAAGGAAAGTCCGCTTCGGATTCGTGGTTTTGAACAAGGAGCGGCCCGTTTTGCCAACACCGAAGGTATTTGGTACGGTAAAAACGAACTCTTTTTTGCTTGTACGTCTGGCGGAGCTATTACCAAAGGCCAAATTTTCCGGTATGTTACCAGTCCTTACGAAGGAACGGCCCGCGAAAAAGAAATTCCGGGCAAACTGGAATTATTTCTGGAACCCAACAATACGGAGATTTTTCAAAAATGCGATAACCTGACTATTTCGCCCTGGGGCGACGTCGTTATTTGCGAAGACACTTCTAACCCCCGGATTATTGGCATAACCCCCAAAGGCGAAACCTATGTTTTAGCCAAAAATGTAGGTTTCCCGAAGTCTGAATTTGCCGGTCCGGTTTTCTCGCCCTCTGGTCGTACCATGTTCATCAATATTCAATCGCCGGGCGTAACCATAGCCATTACCGGTCCCTGGAAAGAACGGGTTTAACCTATTCATGTGCCCGTAGTAGCTGTTAGAGGTACGTTTATAAACTGGAGATGAAAAAAATATTGATTGGGCACCGTTAAAAAATGAAGATCGTTCAGCTGAAAACCAATAATTTTTTAGTAGTTACATTTTTTACCTCTATTGGCGTAAGCTTAACGTTGGTTAGTCCGACGCAAATCTTTCAGAAAGAATTCCGACCTTTGCCACTAGATGTTATTCGCTGATTTACTTCCCAACTTACCTGATTTACCCGTTAAAGAAGCGCTTCCCCGTCTATTAACGGCTTTAGACGAAAACACTCGTACCGTACTGGAAGCGCCACCCGGAGCGGGTAAAACCACGTTGGTGCCTTTGGCTTTATTAAAGGCAGACTGGCGCAACAACGGTAAAATTATCCTGCTGGAACCACGCCGGTTAGCGGCGAAAGCGGCGGCTCAGCGCATGGCCGATCTACTTGGCGAAGCAGTAGGCCAAACCGTAGGTTACCGGGTCCGAATGGAAAGGGCTACCTCTGATAAAACTCAAATAGAAGTAGTAACCGAAGGTATTTTAACCCGGTTGCTCCAGGACGACCCAGCCTTGGAAGGAATATCCGTTATTATTTTTGACGAATTTCACGAACGCAGTCTGCAAGCTGATTTAGGATTAGCCCTGGCATTGGATGCGCAAGCCGTATTACGTCCCGATTTGCGCTTGTTAGTAATGAGTGCTACTCTTGATGCAACTGCTATTGGCAATTGGTTGGCTGCTCCCGTTATAAGGAGCGAGGGCCGCATGTATCCGGTGGCTACGCATTATTTGCCACCCGCCGAAGTAGCCGCAGCCGGAAACCGCCTATCGGAACGGCTGTCGAATTTAGTGCCTAAAGCTATTCGCCAAGCTCTGACACAGTTTACGGAGGGAGATATTTTAGTTTTTTTACCCGGGTTAGGCGAAATGCGGCAAGTTGCCCAGCACCTGGAAAACAAGTTACCTCCTGGCACGCAGTTGCATGTTTTACACGGGGAATTGAGTCTAAGTCAACAACAGGCGGCTATTCAGCCGGTAGCTAAAGGTTACCGGAAAGTAGTGCTTGCCACCAGTATTGCCGAAACCAGCTTAACCATAGAAGGTGTAACAATAGTAGTAGACGGGGGATTTGCAAGAGTACCTAAATTTGTAGCCCGTACCGGCTTAACTACTTTAGCTACTATTCCGGTTTCGCGGGCCGCCGCGGATCAGCGTCGGGGTAGGGCAGGCCGTTTAGGACCGGGCACCTGTTACCGTTTATGGTCGCAGGCCGATCAGTTACAATTACCCGAACGGCAAACGCCGGAAATATGCGAAGCCGATTTAAGTAGCTTAGCTTTGGAATTAGCTATTTGGGGCGTAAAGGATATTACCTCGTTAAAATGGCTGGATACTCCCCCAACGGCGGCCTTAGCTTTGGCCCGCGATTTATTACGGCGCCTCGAAGCCATTGATGCTAACGGAAACGCTACGCGCCACGGGAAAGCTTTGGCGGCATTAGGCTTAACGCCCCGCCTAGGTCATTTGGTAAGGCAAGGGCACGAACTGGGTTTTGGCGCTACGGCTTGCGCTTTAGCGGCCCTACTCGCCGAACGCGATATCCTGAAACCAGTGGAAACTACCCGGATAAATTTGTTACCTGATTTGCACCTGCGCCTGGAGTTGCTGGCCGGCCAGCGACCGCCTACTCCCGGTTTTGTAGCCGACGAAAATAATTTACGCCGGGTACGCGAACAAGCCCGCCATTTACGCCAACGTCTGCACGAACCAGATAGTCAGCTCCAGTCCGATGCGGTGGGTTTACTTACTGCCCTGGCTTACCCCGACCGGCTGGCCCAACGGGAAACTTCCGGGCGGGTACGGCTGGTTACCGGGCAACGTGCGGCTTTGGCTACCGAGTTATTTTCCGAAGCCGAATTTTACGGCGTGGCGCATCTGGAAACAACTAACCAAACCCGCGTATTGTTGGCAGCCCCCATTTCTAAAACGGAAATATTGCAGCATTTTAGCCATCAATTAGAACAAAACCAGGAAGTGCGTTGGGATGATTCTACTAACCGCGTTATCGCCCGGCAAATTACCCGCTTGGGAGCCCTTATCCTGGAAGAATCTAATCAAACAAAACCAGACCCGGAACTCGTCGCAAATGTACTGCTCCAAGCCTTACTGGAAAAAGGAGTGGACCGGCTCCCCTGGTCTGATGAGGCGCAACGTACCCGGCAACGATTGGCTTTCC
This region includes:
- a CDS encoding alkaline phosphatase PhoX gives rise to the protein MLLSRRNFIKSSGLVSLGFVGLNNLAARMAMAAFQPEQTLSVGYGPLVTNAGSPLSLPKGFSCKIISQKGNSMADGLLSPGAHDGMGAFTWKNNRVLLIRNHELSPGTFGDGPYGVNKALLSKVDKSKIYDFGKGEQICLGGTTTMRFNEEKQQVELEYLSLTGTIRNCAGGITPWQSWLTCEETPLRKNELDGSLEKNHGYNFEVKATDKIKLNDPIPLKAMGRFVHEAVAVQPGTGIVYQTEDSPDSIFYRFLPNVYGELQKGGKLQCLSLKEWKSADTRNWPDLTTDKFPAKKQYTVEWLDLSDVEAKESPLRIRGFEQGAARFANTEGIWYGKNELFFACTSGGAITKGQIFRYVTSPYEGTAREKEIPGKLELFLEPNNTEIFQKCDNLTISPWGDVVICEDTSNPRIIGITPKGETYVLAKNVGFPKSEFAGPVFSPSGRTMFINIQSPGVTIAITGPWKERV
- the hrpB gene encoding ATP-dependent helicase HrpB is translated as MLFADLLPNLPDLPVKEALPRLLTALDENTRTVLEAPPGAGKTTLVPLALLKADWRNNGKIILLEPRRLAAKAAAQRMADLLGEAVGQTVGYRVRMERATSDKTQIEVVTEGILTRLLQDDPALEGISVIIFDEFHERSLQADLGLALALDAQAVLRPDLRLLVMSATLDATAIGNWLAAPVIRSEGRMYPVATHYLPPAEVAAAGNRLSERLSNLVPKAIRQALTQFTEGDILVFLPGLGEMRQVAQHLENKLPPGTQLHVLHGELSLSQQQAAIQPVAKGYRKVVLATSIAETSLTIEGVTIVVDGGFARVPKFVARTGLTTLATIPVSRAAADQRRGRAGRLGPGTCYRLWSQADQLQLPERQTPEICEADLSSLALELAIWGVKDITSLKWLDTPPTAALALARDLLRRLEAIDANGNATRHGKALAALGLTPRLGHLVRQGHELGFGATACALAALLAERDILKPVETTRINLLPDLHLRLELLAGQRPPTPGFVADENNLRRVREQARHLRQRLHEPDSQLQSDAVGLLTALAYPDRLAQRETSGRVRLVTGQRAALATELFSEAEFYGVAHLETTNQTRVLLAAPISKTEILQHFSHQLEQNQEVRWDDSTNRVIARQITRLGALILEESNQTKPDPELVANVLLQALLEKGVDRLPWSDEAQRTRQRLAFLHQLEPESWPDVSNETLTATANEWLRPHLSGLRSLDQVARLDFNELLLSNLSWAKRQEMDRLAPTHLTVPSGSCVALDYSDISAPVLAVRLQEVFGLMDTPKIGGGKVPLLIHLLSPASRPVQVTRDLRSFWNTGYFEVRKDLRGRYPKHHWPEDPLSALPTRGTKKRPG